A portion of the Octopus sinensis unplaced genomic scaffold, ASM634580v1 Contig00515, whole genome shotgun sequence genome contains these proteins:
- the LOC115226916 gene encoding tigger transposable element-derived protein 6-like, which translates to MEGDKEHPLVIGKFKNPHGFKNINMNNLGIQYANSNKSWMTSLIFKNWVERLNSKMSVENRKILLLLDNAPVHYFDGEFSNIELYFLPPKTTSKIQPIDQEIVHSFKSLYKNGMTKNLSMGTNIGTLSYTDELTKFKLVNALPLIIEACNEVTVDTIKNCFNKALNNWPKIDEKILEESTDEKGIKFKSPYN; encoded by the coding sequence ATGGAAGGAGATAAAGAGCATCCGTTGGTAATCGGAAAATTCAAAAATCCTCatggttttaaaaatattaatatgaataatcTTGGGATTCAATATGCAAATAGCAATAAATCTTGGATGAccagtttaatttttaaaaactgggtTGAACGGTTAAATTCCAAAATGAGTGTGGAAAATAGAAAGATTTTGCTTCTTTTAGATAATGCGCCAGTTCACTATTTTGATGGCGAATTCAGTAATATCGAATTGTATTTTCTTCCTCCAAAGACAACATCTAAGATTCAACCAATTGATCAAGAGATTGTGCATTCATTTAAATCGTTGTATAAAAACGGAATGACTAAAAATTTGAGTATGGGAACAAATATAGGAACATTGTCATATACAGATGAACTTACCAAATTCAAATTAGTGAATGCTCTACCTTTAATTATTGAGGCTTGTAACGAAGTCACAGTGGACACTATCAAAAATTGCTTTAACAAGGCATTAAATAATTGGCCGAAGATAGATGAAAAAATACTTGAAGAATCCACTGACGAAAAAGGTATTAAATTTAAATCACCTTACAATTAa
- the LOC115226918 gene encoding major centromere autoantigen B-like, translated as MKKKKTYQIQQKLEVIDFKKNNPAVTQENLAQRFNMPIGVINSTLKKMQLYGSRRHKQKKNITFKSCTDKIYEPLYAWIQNKRFCNHTITNEMVREMALKIAQRFYIENFKASHPWISRFKEEYK; from the coding sequence atgaagaaaaaaaaaacttatcaaattcaacaaaaactggAAGTTATTGATTTCAAGAAGAATAATCCTGCTGTTACTCAAGAAAATTTGGCTCAGCGGTTTAATATGCCTATTGGAGTGATCAATTCAACGTTGAAGAAAATGCAATTGTATGGATCAAGGcgtcacaaacaaaaaaagaatattacatttaaaagttGTACTGATAAGATATATGAACCACTATATGCATGGATTCAGAACAAACGTTTCTGTAATCACACCATAACTAATGAAATGGTACGCGAAATGGCACTCAAAATTGCTCAAcgattttatattgaaaatttcaaaGCATCTCACCCATGGATTTCACGCTTTAAGGAAGAGTATAAATAA